One Etheostoma cragini isolate CJK2018 chromosome 6, CSU_Ecrag_1.0, whole genome shotgun sequence DNA window includes the following coding sequences:
- the cdc42ep5 gene encoding cdc42 effector protein 5 codes for MPLHKSTRAPRLDPTMISAPLGDFRHTMHIGRGGDAFGDTSFLSTLGPSPASPDPESPGMMPAADPQVAVNHSDLYSDAPESPQNNELQHSESVLSFDLDLDLGPSMLGDVLGVMDGLGLDSNEEDAFNPKRGTSMVETKQGKGAMEMTVNKQNGLNGNNLVGLDGNQVGDSRIPDGNGIKPKGLRPKVRFSDKREEIIRQASEEEEGRGFNFQDEDQLACHSPTRGKIESVVSGGETEFTNHKVDLPPSPASSNSSEYEGVTLLDRRRVDSCHSETDSEEEEEGRGYTFEDEFDDEIGL; via the coding sequence ATGCCGTTGCACAAATCTACCCGGGCACCTCGCTTGGACCCTACCATGATCTCAGCCCCACTGGGCGACTTTCGCCACACTATGCACATTGGGAGGGGAGGCGATGCCTTTGGGGACACCTCCTTCCTGTCCACTCTTGGACCGAGCCCGGCCAGCCCTGACCCTGAGAGTCCGGGGATGATGCCGGCTGCTGACCCTCAGGTGGCAGTCAACCACAGTGATCTTTATTCAGATGCTCCAGAAAGCCCACAGAACAATGAGCTTCAGCACTCCGAGTCAGTGTTGTCATTTGACTTGGACCTGGATCTAGGCCCGTCTATGCTGGGGGATGTACTAGGGGTGATGGACGGTTTGGGGCTTGATTCCAATGAGGAGGATGCGTTCAATCCAAAAAGGGGCACATCCATGGTGGAAACAAAGCAGGGAAAAGGGGCCATGGAGATGACTGTGAACAAACAGAACGGGCTGAATGGAAATAACTTGGTTGGGTTGGACGGAAACCAGGTGGGAGACAGCAGGATACCAGATGGGAATGGGATCAAGCCAAAGGGGTTAAGACCAAAAGTGCGATTCAGCGACAAACGAGAAGAGATAATTCGTCAAGCatctgaagaggaagagggtCGAGGATTCAACTTCCAGGACGAGGATCAGCTGGCGTGTCATAGTCCAACAAGGGGTAAGATTGAGAGCGTAGTAAGTGGAGGTGAAACCGAGTTCACCAATCACAAAGTAGATTTGCCACCTAGTCCGGCCTCGTCAAATAGCTCAGAGTATGAAGGAGTCACCCTATTGGACAGGAGGCGGGTCGACAGCTGCCACTCAGAGACTGAttcagaagaagaggaggaaggacgAGGCTACACATTTGAAGATGAGTTTGATGATGAAATTGGTCTATAG
- the grwd1 gene encoding glutamate-rich WD repeat-containing protein 1 produces the protein MSAPDEDTFAEEGVEMEEMDDAGSDDDEGVDMAEEGTAGEGEKKVYVPGIEPLKPGEELEMDRSAYRMYHECQTGAPCLSFDILRDGDGESREQFPLSMLLCAGTQADTALSNRLLVIRMHNLHGTAKDKEGEESSDEESDDDEEDEDKKPQMELAMMPHYGGINRVRVTRRGEQSLAAVWSEKGQVEIFDLQPQLGAVQSSAAMATFIKQQKEATPLFSFSGHMSEGFAVDWSPTVPGRLVSGDCKKNIHVWEPREGGTSWQIDQRPFSSHSKSVEDLQWSPTEATVFASCSVDQSIRIWDMRAPPNSMLSANEAHSSDINVISWNRSEPFILSGGDDGLLKVWDLRQFKTGQSVANFKQHSAPITSVEWSPGDSSVFAASGADDVVSQWDLSVESCDVGARVEGVKDLPPQLLFLHQGQSEIKEIHWHPQIPGVMISTALSGFNVFRTISV, from the exons ATGTCTGCGCCCGATGAAGACACGTTTGCCGAGGAAGGAGTCGAGATGGAGGAGATGGACGACGCTGGCAGCGATGATGATGAAGGCGTAGATATGGCGGAGGAAGGAACGGCCGGGGAAGGGGAGAAAAAGGTATATGTGCCCGGGATAGAGCCGCTTAAGCCCGGAGAGGAGCTGGAGATGGACCGGTCTGCGTACCGCATGTACCACGAGTGTCAAACAG GTGCTCCATGTCTGAGCTTCGACATCCTGAGAGATGGAGATGGCGAGAGCAGGGAGCAGTTTCCTCTCTCCATGCTGCTTTGTGCGGGCACACAGGCGGACACAGCTCTGAGCAACAG ACTTCTCGTCATACGCATGCATAACCTTCATGGAACAGCAAAAGACAAAGAGGGGGAAGAAAGCAGCGATGAAGAAAGTGATGAcgatgaggaggatgaagatAAAAAGCCACAGATGGAACTGGCCATGATGCCTCACTATGGAGGGATTAACAGAGTTAGA GTGACCCGACGTGGAGAGCAGTCATTGGCTGCTGTCTGGTCAGAGAAGGGACAGGTAGAAATATTTGACCTCCAACCCCAGCTAGGAGCCGTACAGAGTTCTGCTGCTATGGCAACTTTCATCAAACAGCAGAAGGAAGCCACACCCCTCTTCAGCTTCTCAGGACACATGTCAGAAGGCTTTGCTGTTGATTGGTCACCTACAGTACCTG GTCGTCTTGTCAGTGGAGACTGCAAAAAGAACATCCATGTGTGGGAGCCACGAGAGGGAGGGACTTCATGGCAGATTGACCAACGACCTTTCAGCTCCCACAGCAAGTCTGTGGAGGATCTGCAGTGGTCTCCCACTGAAGCTACA GTTTTTGCATCCTGTTCAGTGGATCAGTCAATTCGGATCTGGGATATGCGTGCCCCGCCCAATTCAATGCTTTCAGCTAATGAAGCTCACTCTTCAGACATCAATGTGATCAGCTGGAACAGGAGCGAACCATTTATCCTGTCAGGAGGGGACGATGGACTTCTGAAAGTATGGGACCTTCGACAGTTTAAG ACTGGGCAGTCTGTGGCGAACTTCAAGCAGCATAGCGCGCCCATCACGTCCGTGGAGTGGAGCCCGGGGGACTCGAGTGTGTTCGCTGCCTCAGGAGCAGATGACGTCGTCAGCCAGTGGGATCTGTCTGTGGAGTCGTGTGATGTGGGTGCCAGGGTGGAGGGGGTAAAGGACTTACCCCCTCAACTACTGTTCCTGCACCAGGGTCAGTCGGAGATCAAGGAGATCCACTGGCACCCACAGATACCTGGTGTGATGATCTCCACGGCTCTGTCAGGATTTAACGTGTTCAGGACAATAtctgtgtag
- the zgc:174888 gene encoding uncharacterized protein zgc:174888, whose protein sequence is MSLPVLLLLSLLTVQCGGCDFDLDGVTNIKTTIDSNPTGFRTVFPKDYYVVHRYTKSMLCDTDPCCVFPAAVVLRKSWHVLLGNLWDEHLNHSFILDLKQTLDKIIKKNKNTERFQEETDLAQFSTLSSSPEELLKLTSELFTRWLEVGCLPSIETCTLPTLPPTVERKDYGPSRARLLTTRAISSEEEGQSDKMIDITKPPSNGGPPSLLYSASVWSPLLFRLYWWLLP, encoded by the exons ATGTCACTGCCAG ttttgctgTTGCTATCACTGTTGACTGTCCAATGTGGTGGATGTGACTTTGACCTGGATGGTGTGACAAACATTAAAACGACTATAGACTCTAATCCGACTGGATTT CGGACAGTATTTCCTAAAGATTACTATGTAGTGCACCGCTACACAAAAAGCATGCTCTGTGACACTGATCCG TGTTGTGTGTTCCCTGCTGCAGTAGTTCTACGGAAGTCCTGGCATGTGCTTCTCGGTAACCTCTGGGATGAGCACCTAAATCACTCCTTTATCCTCGATCTGAAGCAGACACTggataaaattataaaaaagaacaaaaatacagag AGGTTCCAAGAGGAGACGGACCTGGCCCAATTCTCCACATTATCTTCCTCTCCTGAAGAACTCCTCAAGCTTACGTCAGAACTTTTCACACGATGGCTCGAAGTTGGGTGCTTACCTTCGATTGAAACATGCACCCTGCCCACTTTGCCCCCCACTGTTGAGAGGAAGGACTATGGGCCATCAAGGGCCAGACTCTTGACCACCCGAGCTATTAGCAGTGAGGAAGAAGGACAGTCTGACAAGATGATAGACATTACAAAGCCTCCATCCAATGGTGGTCCTCCATCGTTATTATATTCTGCTTCTGTTTGGAGCCCCTTGCTATTCAGACTCTACTGGTGGTTGTTGCCTTAG
- the flcn gene encoding folliculin isoform X1, producing MNALVALCHFCELHGPRTLFCTEALHPPSPSPSSQAGAPVPGDRDRDGDREGEGLTMRANSSATQRGEMCEGCRSLPASHPGFVSIDDETGIRFLSHQHPRQPQLFSVVRQACVRSLSCEVNSDVCPGREGPIFFGDEQHGFVFSHTFFIKDSLARGFQRWYSIVMVAMDRIYLINSWPFLLRHLRLTIQSLQSTALKVFDNEQGVCPQRAVRMNSVFSPAVFPHQRSGNAARSLTSLTQHPNLWASLHSSFSWLLKACGCRLTEKLLEGAPTEDTLVLLERQTEQEEEMSCWEGAEGGGSTSQRHQSGSELGLDFLHDDAKLNESPGPKCRSLRHLRQVLGAAEFRQLVWHVLMGNQVIWRGADPGLIQSAFTVLKSLLPVGCVRSVPYSAQYEEAYKCNFLGLSPDVPIPTHVSSSEFSVLVDVSSERSCQISAACEDDIASHYQFTISSANTQPTDRGPTLLNKLEVALSNENLSVDVVSHCLLCLKEEWMNKVKVLFKFSKVDGRGREDTQKVLALLGATGPGEEDNVRLLKFWMTGLSKTYKSHLMTAVRGGERSPSQ from the exons ATGAATGCTCTGGTCGCTCTCTGTCACTTCTGTGAGCTCCATGGCCCTCGGACGTTGTTTTGTACCGAGGCACTGCACCCTCCATCCCCATCCCCTTCATCCCAGGCAGGTGCCCCAGTGCCTGGGGACAGGGACCGAGATGGGGACCGGGAAGGTGAAGGGCTGACCATGAGGGCCAACAGCTCTGCCACACAGAGGGGAGAAATGTGTGAA GGGTGTCGATCTCTTCCTGCATCTCACCCGGGCTTTGTGAGCATTGACGACGAAACAGGCATTCGCTTCCTGAGCCACCAGCATCCCAGACAGCCACAGCTATTCAGCGTGGTCCGTCAGGCCTGTGTACGCAGCCTCAGCTGTGAGGTAAACAGCGAT GTGTGTCCGGGCCGCGAAGGTCCAATATTCTTTGGAGATGAGCAACACGGTTTTGTGTTCTCGCACACCTTCTTTATCAAAGACAGCCTGGCTAGGGGCTTCCAGCGCTGGTACAGTATTGTCATGGTAGCAATGGACAGGATCTACCTCATCAACTCCTGGCCTTTTCTGTTACGCCACCTTAGACTCACTATACAGAGCCTGCAAAGCACAGCCCTCAAG GTGTTTGACAACGAACAAGGCGTTTGTCCCCAGCGAGCCGTGAGGATGAATAGTGTTTTCTCTCCTGCAGTTTTCCCACACCAAAGGAGTGGCAATGCAGCCCGATCCCTAACTTCTCTTACCCAGCATCCCAATCTCTGGGCCAGCCTGCACTCCTCATTCAGCTG GCTGCTGAAGGCATGTGGTTGTCGTCTGACGGAGAAGCTGCTGGAGGGAGCGCCTACTGAGGACACGCTGGTGCTGTTAGAGCGACAGACAG AGCAAGAGGAGGAAATGAGCTGCTGGGAGGGAGCAGAAGGAGGTGGTTCTACGTCACAGCGGCACCAATCAGGGAGTGAACTGGGCCTCGACTTCCTGCATGATGATGCCAAATTAAATGAATCACCTGGCCCAAAATGTAGGTCTCTGAGGCATTTGAGACAG GTCCTCGGGGCTGCTGAGTTTCGTCAGCTAGTGTGGCACGTGCTCATGGGAAATCAGGTCATATGGAGAGGCGCTGACCCCGGGCTCATCCAGTCAGCTTTTACTGTGCTCAAG TCTTTGCTCCCAGTAGGCTGTGTGCGTTCCGTGCCATACAGTGCTCAGTATGAGGAGGCCTACAAATGCAACTTTCTTGGTCTCAGCCCAGATGTACCTATTCCAACACACGTCAGCTCCTCAG AGTTTTCAGTGCTGGTGGATGTCAGTTCAGAGAGAAGCTGTCAGATCTCTGCAGCATGTGAAGACGATATCGCCTCCCATTATCAGTTCACCATCAGCAGTGCCAACACACAGCCCACTGATAGGG GTCCCACATTATTGAACAAGCTTGAGGTGGCTCTGTCTAATGAGAACTTGTCTGTGGACGTCGTCTCTCACTGCCTGCTGTGTTTGAAGGAAGAGTGGATGAA TAAAGTCAAAGTGCTGTTCAAGTTCTCTAAAGTGGACGGGCGAGGGAGGGAGGACACCCAGAAGGTTCTGGCTCTTCTTGGCGCCACAGGGCCGGGTGAGGAGGACAACGTCAGGCTGCTCAAGTTCTGGATGACTGGACTCAGCAAAACTTACAAGAGCCATTTAATGACGGCCGTGCGGGGAGGGGAGAGGAGCCCCAGCCAGTGA
- the flcn gene encoding folliculin isoform X2, which produces MNALVALCHFCELHGPRTLFCTEALHPPSPSPSSQAGAPVPGDRDRDGDREGEGLTMRANSSATQRGEMCEGCRSLPASHPGFVSIDDETGIRFLSHQHPRQPQLFSVVRQACVRSLSCEVCPGREGPIFFGDEQHGFVFSHTFFIKDSLARGFQRWYSIVMVAMDRIYLINSWPFLLRHLRLTIQSLQSTALKVFDNEQGVCPQRAVRMNSVFSPAVFPHQRSGNAARSLTSLTQHPNLWASLHSSFSWLLKACGCRLTEKLLEGAPTEDTLVLLERQTEQEEEMSCWEGAEGGGSTSQRHQSGSELGLDFLHDDAKLNESPGPKCRSLRHLRQVLGAAEFRQLVWHVLMGNQVIWRGADPGLIQSAFTVLKSLLPVGCVRSVPYSAQYEEAYKCNFLGLSPDVPIPTHVSSSEFSVLVDVSSERSCQISAACEDDIASHYQFTISSANTQPTDRGPTLLNKLEVALSNENLSVDVVSHCLLCLKEEWMNKVKVLFKFSKVDGRGREDTQKVLALLGATGPGEEDNVRLLKFWMTGLSKTYKSHLMTAVRGGERSPSQ; this is translated from the exons ATGAATGCTCTGGTCGCTCTCTGTCACTTCTGTGAGCTCCATGGCCCTCGGACGTTGTTTTGTACCGAGGCACTGCACCCTCCATCCCCATCCCCTTCATCCCAGGCAGGTGCCCCAGTGCCTGGGGACAGGGACCGAGATGGGGACCGGGAAGGTGAAGGGCTGACCATGAGGGCCAACAGCTCTGCCACACAGAGGGGAGAAATGTGTGAA GGGTGTCGATCTCTTCCTGCATCTCACCCGGGCTTTGTGAGCATTGACGACGAAACAGGCATTCGCTTCCTGAGCCACCAGCATCCCAGACAGCCACAGCTATTCAGCGTGGTCCGTCAGGCCTGTGTACGCAGCCTCAGCTGTGAG GTGTGTCCGGGCCGCGAAGGTCCAATATTCTTTGGAGATGAGCAACACGGTTTTGTGTTCTCGCACACCTTCTTTATCAAAGACAGCCTGGCTAGGGGCTTCCAGCGCTGGTACAGTATTGTCATGGTAGCAATGGACAGGATCTACCTCATCAACTCCTGGCCTTTTCTGTTACGCCACCTTAGACTCACTATACAGAGCCTGCAAAGCACAGCCCTCAAG GTGTTTGACAACGAACAAGGCGTTTGTCCCCAGCGAGCCGTGAGGATGAATAGTGTTTTCTCTCCTGCAGTTTTCCCACACCAAAGGAGTGGCAATGCAGCCCGATCCCTAACTTCTCTTACCCAGCATCCCAATCTCTGGGCCAGCCTGCACTCCTCATTCAGCTG GCTGCTGAAGGCATGTGGTTGTCGTCTGACGGAGAAGCTGCTGGAGGGAGCGCCTACTGAGGACACGCTGGTGCTGTTAGAGCGACAGACAG AGCAAGAGGAGGAAATGAGCTGCTGGGAGGGAGCAGAAGGAGGTGGTTCTACGTCACAGCGGCACCAATCAGGGAGTGAACTGGGCCTCGACTTCCTGCATGATGATGCCAAATTAAATGAATCACCTGGCCCAAAATGTAGGTCTCTGAGGCATTTGAGACAG GTCCTCGGGGCTGCTGAGTTTCGTCAGCTAGTGTGGCACGTGCTCATGGGAAATCAGGTCATATGGAGAGGCGCTGACCCCGGGCTCATCCAGTCAGCTTTTACTGTGCTCAAG TCTTTGCTCCCAGTAGGCTGTGTGCGTTCCGTGCCATACAGTGCTCAGTATGAGGAGGCCTACAAATGCAACTTTCTTGGTCTCAGCCCAGATGTACCTATTCCAACACACGTCAGCTCCTCAG AGTTTTCAGTGCTGGTGGATGTCAGTTCAGAGAGAAGCTGTCAGATCTCTGCAGCATGTGAAGACGATATCGCCTCCCATTATCAGTTCACCATCAGCAGTGCCAACACACAGCCCACTGATAGGG GTCCCACATTATTGAACAAGCTTGAGGTGGCTCTGTCTAATGAGAACTTGTCTGTGGACGTCGTCTCTCACTGCCTGCTGTGTTTGAAGGAAGAGTGGATGAA TAAAGTCAAAGTGCTGTTCAAGTTCTCTAAAGTGGACGGGCGAGGGAGGGAGGACACCCAGAAGGTTCTGGCTCTTCTTGGCGCCACAGGGCCGGGTGAGGAGGACAACGTCAGGCTGCTCAAGTTCTGGATGACTGGACTCAGCAAAACTTACAAGAGCCATTTAATGACGGCCGTGCGGGGAGGGGAGAGGAGCCCCAGCCAGTGA